ATACCACTTGGCCGCGCCGGGGCTGGTGATCTGCGCCCAGGCGTTCTGTTCGACGCGCACGCTGATGTCCAGCCGATCGCCGCCGGCAATCCCGCCCGGCGGATGGACGATGATGTGTTGGCAGACCTCGGGGCCTTCGGCATACAGATGTTTTTGTACCCGCAGCGGGCCGAGATGACGGCGCATGACCGGCCGCGTGCAATCGCCGAAACGCGCGTAAGCGAGTTCCAGCGCGGCGTGCCAGCTCGGGGTAAACAGGGCAGGTGCAACAATCGAATTCATGGTTTGTGATTATCGTTAGGAAGCTACAGATTAGACCGTCGCGTTAGATCGTGACCAGCCCGCGCACACCTTCGGCCTCCATATTTTCACCGCGACCTTGCTGGACGATCTCGCCGCGGGACATCACCAGGTATTGATCGGCCAGTTCGGCGGCGAAATCGTAGAACTGCTCGACCAGCAGAATCGCCATATCGCCGCGCGCCGCGAGTTTTTTGATCACCGCGCCGATTTCCTTGATCACCGACGGTTGAATGCCTTCGGTAGGCTCATCAAGAATCAGCAAACGCGGACGACTGGCCAATGCGCGACCAATCGCCAACTGCTGTTGCTGACCGCCGGAGAGATCGCCGCCGCGACGCTGCTTCATTTGTAGCAGCACCGGGAACAATTCATAAATGAAACCTGGGACTTCTTTGGCTTCACTGCCAGGAAACCGCGACAGGCCCATCAACAGATTTTCCTCAACGGTCAGGCGGCCGAAGATTTCCCGTCCCTGCGGCACGTAGGCGATGCCGGCATGCACACGCTGGTGCGGCTTGAACGTGGTGATCGGTTTGCCTTCCCAGTTCACTGCGCCTTCTTTGGCCGGCAGCAGGCCCATCAGGCATTTGAGCAGGGTGGTTTTGCCGACGCCGTTACGGCCAAGCAGACAGGTGACTTCGCCGACTTTCACGTCGAACGAGAGGCCGCGCAGGATGTGGCTACCGCCGTAGTACTGGTGCAGCTTGTCGACTTGCAGCATTTTTCAAAATCTCCTGAAATTCCTGTAGGAGCTGCCGAAGGCTGCGATCTTTTGATCTTTTATTTGAAGGGCAAGATCAAAGGATCGCAGCCTTCGGCAGCTCCTACACAGGGCAAAATCCTCAGCGGCCGAGGTAGACCTCGATCACCCGCTCGTTTTCCTGCACTTGCTCAAGCGAGCCTTCCGCCAAAACGCTGCCCTGATGCAACACGGTCACATGGTCGGCAATCGAGCCGACGAAGCCCATGTCATGCTCCACCACCATCAGCGAATGCTTGCCCGCCAGGCTCTTGAACAGTTCAGCGGTGAACTCGGTTTCCGCATCGGTCATCCCCGCCACCGGCTCATCGAGCAGCAGCAATTGCGGGTCCTGCATCAACAGCATGCCGATCTCGAGGAATTGCTTCTGCCCGTGGGACAACAACCCCGCCGGGCGATTGACCGAGGTGGTCAGGCGGATCGTCTCCAGCACTTCGCTGATGCGGTCCTTCTGTTCGCCACTCAGGCGCGCACGCAAACTGGCCCACACGGACTTGTCGGTCTTCTGCGCCAGCTCGAGGTTTTCAGATACGCTCAGCGCCTCGAACACCGTCGGCTTCTGAAACTTGCGGCCGATGCCGGACTGGGCAATCTGCACTTCGCTCATCTGCGTCAAGTCGAGGGTTTCGCCGAACCAGGCCTTGCCATGACTCGGGCGCGTCTTGCCGGTGATCACGTCCATCAGCGTGGTTTTACCGGCGCCGTTGGGGCCGATGATGCAGCGCAGTTCGCCGACGCCGATGTACAGGTTGAGATTGTTCAACGCACGAAAGCCATCGAAGCTGACGCTGATATCTTCCAGCGTGAGGATGGTGCCGTGACGGGTGTCGAGACCCGGGCCGACGCGTTGGCCGAGGCCGATCGAGTCGCGGCTGGTGCCGGCGTCCTTGTTCGGCTCGACTGGAAAAAAGGCCGGTTCCAACATGAATTCAGCACTTGCCGTGACTCTCATTGTTCACCTCGTTTTTTCAGCAGACCGATCACGCCTTTGGGCAAGTACAGCGTCACGACGATGAACAGCGCGCCGAGGAAGAACAGCCAGTATTCCGGGAAGGCCACGGTGAACCAGCTCTTCATGCCGTTGACCACGCCGGCGCCGAGCAACGGGCCGATCAAGGTTCCGCGACCGCCGAGGGCGACCCACACAGCCGCTTCGATGGAATTGGTTGGCGACATTTCGCTCGGATTGATGATCCCGACTTGCGGCACATAAAGCGCCCCGGCGAGGCCGCACAGCACTGCGCTCAAAACCCATACAAACAGCTTGAAACCGCGCGGGTCGTAGCCGCAGAACATCAAACGATTTTCCGCATCGCGCAACGCCGTCAGCACGCGACCAAACTTGCTCTGCGCCAGGCGCCAGCCGATGAACAGACTCGTCACCAGCAACAACACCGTGGCCAGGAACAGCACCGCGCGGGTACCCGGTTCAGTAAT
This window of the Pseudomonas fluorescens genome carries:
- the urtE gene encoding urea ABC transporter ATP-binding subunit UrtE, with protein sequence MLQVDKLHQYYGGSHILRGLSFDVKVGEVTCLLGRNGVGKTTLLKCLMGLLPAKEGAVNWEGKPITTFKPHQRVHAGIAYVPQGREIFGRLTVEENLLMGLSRFPGSEAKEVPGFIYELFPVLLQMKQRRGGDLSGGQQQQLAIGRALASRPRLLILDEPTEGIQPSVIKEIGAVIKKLAARGDMAILLVEQFYDFAAELADQYLVMSRGEIVQQGRGENMEAEGVRGLVTI
- the urtD gene encoding urea ABC transporter ATP-binding protein UrtD, with product MRVTASAEFMLEPAFFPVEPNKDAGTSRDSIGLGQRVGPGLDTRHGTILTLEDISVSFDGFRALNNLNLYIGVGELRCIIGPNGAGKTTLMDVITGKTRPSHGKAWFGETLDLTQMSEVQIAQSGIGRKFQKPTVFEALSVSENLELAQKTDKSVWASLRARLSGEQKDRISEVLETIRLTTSVNRPAGLLSHGQKQFLEIGMLLMQDPQLLLLDEPVAGMTDAETEFTAELFKSLAGKHSLMVVEHDMGFVGSIADHVTVLHQGSVLAEGSLEQVQENERVIEVYLGR